The following are from one region of the Ignavibacteriota bacterium genome:
- the secF gene encoding protein translocase subunit SecF, with translation MRIFQNFHYDFLSKRKYAYILSAFLFAIGLISAITRGFHFGVDFTGGTEIVLQFEKPVDITNVRDDLEGIGLGFLEVKTFGGETGVMVRSKEQEISSDIYPKVVASINDRIEKIIPGIPVQIADSSSISSVTYSFLSADTAKIIADGLSKAGFQVSSISDEQAKNQILVGIGISDWIKENLRTKVSDNPFKILKEDKVGPKIGGELKRDALLAILFSLIGILIYLGFRFKFIFALGAVVALFHDVLITIGLYAALYGIIPGLNLEIDLTIVGAFLTLIGYSVNDTVVVFDRVRENLKIHKTRSFFDIVNTSMSQTMSRTILTGGATLLALLVLLIFGGEVLRPFAFTMFFGIIIGTYSSIFVANSMVYEYVTKYNKKIEF, from the coding sequence ATGAGAATATTTCAAAATTTTCATTACGATTTTCTTAGCAAAAGAAAATACGCTTACATCTTGTCGGCTTTTTTGTTCGCTATCGGGCTTATCAGTGCTATCACCAGAGGTTTTCATTTTGGTGTGGATTTTACAGGTGGTACTGAAATAGTTCTTCAATTTGAAAAGCCCGTTGATATCACTAATGTTCGAGATGATCTGGAAGGCATTGGTTTAGGATTTTTGGAAGTTAAAACCTTTGGCGGAGAAACCGGAGTGATGGTTCGATCAAAGGAACAAGAAATTTCTAGTGATATCTATCCAAAAGTTGTTGCTTCGATAAATGATAGAATTGAAAAGATTATTCCCGGCATTCCGGTACAAATCGCTGATTCTTCATCTATTAGTTCTGTAACGTATTCTTTTTTAAGTGCAGACACAGCAAAAATAATTGCCGATGGATTAAGCAAAGCAGGTTTCCAGGTTTCAAGTATTTCTGATGAACAGGCTAAAAATCAAATTTTAGTTGGTATTGGAATATCTGATTGGATAAAAGAGAATCTACGCACGAAAGTTTCTGATAATCCTTTTAAAATTTTAAAAGAAGATAAAGTCGGTCCAAAGATTGGCGGAGAATTAAAACGTGATGCATTGCTGGCAATCCTTTTTTCACTTATCGGAATATTAATCTACTTAGGATTTCGGTTCAAATTTATTTTTGCACTAGGCGCTGTCGTTGCATTATTCCATGACGTTTTGATTACCATCGGATTGTATGCAGCATTATATGGAATTATCCCTGGACTAAATCTTGAGATTGATCTTACCATTGTGGGCGCATTTCTTACGCTGATAGGTTACTCAGTAAATGATACCGTTGTTGTTTTTGACAGAGTCAGAGAAAACTTAAAAATTCATAAAACCAGATCTTTCTTCGATATAGTAAATACAAGTATGAGCCAAACAATGAGCAGAACCATTCTTACTGGTGGGGCAACATTATTAGCTCTACTCGTACTTTTAATTTTTGGTGGCGAAGTTCTCAGACCTTTTGCCTTCACAATGTTTTTCGGAATTATAATTGGTACTTATTCATCCATTTTCGTGGCGAACTCAATGGTCTATGAATACGTTACCAAATACAACAAGAAAATAGAATTCTAA
- a CDS encoding RNA-binding protein produces MSIKLYVGNLPWSFNNEKLMDTFKSYGSVVSAKVVMDRESGKSRGFGFVELENEQEANSAIKELNGSELNGRKLIVASARNS; encoded by the coding sequence TTGAGTATAAAACTTTATGTTGGAAATCTTCCGTGGTCTTTCAATAATGAAAAACTTATGGATACTTTCAAATCATACGGAAGTGTAGTTTCTGCAAAAGTTGTGATGGACCGAGAAAGTGGAAAGTCAAGAGGATTTGGTTTTGTTGAGTTGGAAAATGAACAAGAGGCAAATAGTGCTATCAAAGAACTCAATGGATCAGAATTGAATGGCAGAAAGTTAATTGTTGCTTCAGCCAGAAACAGTTAG
- a CDS encoding rhodanese-like domain-containing protein, with protein MKIVENLDAVSFEKKILEDQDAVLLDVRTLIEHQMERIPNSILIDINSPIFMQEIDKLDKTKSYYVYCRSGNRSFHAGNYMLKSGFEKVYNLAPGIKGWQGKKEFDI; from the coding sequence ATGAAAATTGTAGAAAACCTTGATGCTGTTTCGTTCGAGAAAAAAATTTTGGAAGATCAGGATGCAGTTCTGCTGGATGTACGAACACTGATTGAACATCAGATGGAACGAATTCCAAATTCTATACTAATCGATATAAACAGTCCGATATTTATGCAGGAAATTGATAAGCTTGATAAAACAAAAAGTTATTACGTGTATTGCCGCAGTGGAAACAGAAGTTTTCACGCTGGAAATTACATGCTTAAATCTGGTTTTGAGAAAGTTTATAACCTGGCACCGGGAATTAAAGGATGGCAGGGTAAAAAAGAATTTGATATTTGA